The genomic segment NNNNNNNNNNNNNNNNNNNNNNNNNNNNNNNNNNNNNNNNNNNNNNNNNNNNNNNNNNNNNNNNNNNNNNNNNNNNNNNNNNCGCTAGAGAaaaggaaagaaaaaaataaagggtATCTGCCGCCAAAGAATAATCTAGTTCCCAGGCTCACGATAACTTGTTGATAAAGtcgcctaccactctctgggCAGCCTCTTCGCGTCGTCTCTTAgaccagtgcatgagcaccagtcACCGAATAACAACGTCCAAAAGTCTTAAGACCGATTTCAACGAGCGACACTCTAGGCCCCTTATGTGAGCAGTAATCAGTGcgtttattatttcgatttatacctttctttaaaacattattctgtgtatataaaaaaaaacctctacAAGATAATTTACAGGCGACTACGGATCAGGTAaggcaattaatataatatttcatattaattgcatttattatattacctgtacAGTGTAGGTACTTGTTCTTTATACAATTGTGTTGTATGGTGTATctgatctaattctcgaatacacgatctcgagagccctccgaacaccaGGAGGAAGGTAACAGCTTAgttttacgattttaaatatatttatcgacaggagtcgttCCTATGTTTTTATCGTACTTTTGAGTTATTACACCTGGTTTTCACTTAATtacacctacggtggattaatacaaaattctaacctaacctaaccgtactaaaatccgatgaataaaaaaatcaaattttacactttttaaattgGCCTATCTTTTCCCAGAGGTCAATCTACacacaaatattaattcatatatatatatatatatatgtcgcaTCCATTTAGTGAAATCGCTCATTTCATGAAGTGGACATCCACTTCATGAAATGTATCCATTTAGTGAAAATGACTTTTTACTACACTATATGGGACAATTTTTTAACCTCTTCATGAAGTGGATGAATTTCATTTTATCCACATTgtgtaaaattactattatgcATGAGTATTTTTGGTATTGGGTAATTGTAACACTAGGTAAATtgggttttaaaataaaatataaaagttgctNNNNNNNNNNNNNNNNNNNNNNNNNNNNNNNNNNNNNNNNNNNNNNNNNNAGTAATTCGTATTACAAATATcatttactagctgatcccgtgcacttcgttgccctttaaatgtaccaactctatatgactcaaactttgttcaattcgttatttaatatttggtgtatggttttcaaaatttatcttaactttctGTTgaccggaataaaaattctgtttaacagcagtatattatcgaaccccgtgctgtttgtacgtaagtgtatgatttaactctaaaatatcaaagttataccaagtttatcgttttcaccagggatggaaaacgtttttaattttttcgttttcgtttttgtttattgattttaaaaatatcgtttttgtttaacatttttaaacgtttttgattaacgtttttaaaaacgttacttttttatattgtttttgattaaaatttttaaaaaccttattttttcatattgtttttgactaacgtttttaaaaacgttattttcctattgtttccaaataatgtttttgataaaatatttttttttttttatattatattcttataaattataacttataacttttaagttataatagtaacgcgcaatatagaaatgcacttaaaagttaaaaattaaaattaattattcttagtacttatttaaattttaaatcaaaatttaaatgtttttaaagataagattaaaaagttttcaaaaatttttttttcgtggtataaataatttaatactgtataatattataatttattttcgttttcgtttttgatttcgttattaaatttttttcagtttttgggattttttgttatcgtttttcagttgtttttcggttttgttttaataattgtttttgtttttgtttttttcgttttttgttttttccgtttaataacgttttttaaaaacgttttccatccctggtttTCACTTAATtacacctacggtggattaatacaaaattctaacctaacctaaccgtactaaaatccgatgaataaaaaaatcaaatttaacactttttaaattGGCCTATCTTTTCCCAGAGGTCAATCTACacacaaatattaattcatatatatatatatatatgtcgcaTCCATTTAGTGAAATGTATCCATTTAGTGAAAATGACTTTTTACTACACTATATGGACAATTTTTTAACCTCTTCATGAAGTGGATGAAATTCATTTTATCCACATTgtgtaaaattactattatgcATGAGTATTTTTGGTATTGGGTAATTGTACGATTTACACTAGGTAATtgggttttaaataaatataaaagttgctTGTTATAATCTGTAACTCGTACATTGTATAAACTAGTTCGTCAGTCGATCTGGTAATTTCAAGATAAGATATAAAATGACTGTActgatatatagtaatatacagaTGTAGATACAGATAGCGTATGATCCCGTTGACAATTGTCTGTCAGTTTGTCTTATACCTGCAGTTGTTGGTAGTTATTGACATACTAatacgttattttataaaataataaaatatggaaaaagtattattttatgaaaagctgcaagaatattatgttacaaagcCGAAGAAAAAATCTTTTAGTCAAGAGgaaccagtggcgtagcgaactttaaatcatatggaagcgaacaaattatttatgacctacccaACCCCtactccaactgatgtataNNNNNNNNNNNNNNNNNNNNNNNNNNNNNNNNNNNNNNNNNNNNNNNNNNNNNNNNNNNNNNNNNNNNNNNNNNNNNNNNNNNNNNNNNNNNNNNNNNNNNNNNNNNNNNNNNNNNNNNNNNNNNNNNNNNNNNNNNNNNNNNNNNNNNNNNNNNNNNNNNNNNNNNNNNNNNNNNNNNNNNNNNNNNNNNNNNNNNNNNNNNNNNNNNNNNNNNNNNNNNNNNNNNNNNNNNNNNNNNNNNNNNNNNNNNNNNNNNNNNNNNNNNNNNNNNNNNNNNNNNNNNNNNNNNNNNNNNNNNNNNNNNNNNNNNNNNNNNNNNNNNNNNNNNNNNNNNNNNNNNNNNNNNNNNNNNNNNNNNNNNNNNNNNNNNNNNNNNNNNNNNNNNNNNNNNNNNNNNNNNNNNNNNNNNNNNNNNNNNNNNNNNNNNNNNNNNNNNNNNNNNNNNNNNNNNNNNNNNNNNNNNNNNNNNNNNNNNNNNNNNNNNNNNNNNNNNNNNNNNNNNNNNNNNNNNNNNNNNNNNNNNNNNNNNNNNNNNNNNNNNNNNNNNNNNNNNNNNNNNNNNNNNNNNNNNNNNNNNNNNNNNNNNNNNNNNNNNNNNNNNNNNNNNNNNNNNNNNNNNNNNNNNNNNNNNNNNNNNNNNNNNNNNNNNNNNNNNNNNNNNNNNNNNNNNNNNNNNNNNNNNNNNNNNNNNNNNNNNNNNNNNNNNNNNNNNNNNNNNNNNNNNNNNNNNNNNNNNNNNNNNNNNNNNNNNNNNNNNNNNNNNNNNNNNNNNNNNNNNNNNNNNNNNNNNNNNNNNNNNNNNNNNNNNNNNNNNNNNNNNNNNNNNNNNNNNNNNNNNNNNNNNNNNNNNNNNNNNNNNNNNNNNNNNNNNNNNNNNNNNNNNNNNNNNNNNNNNNNNNNNNNNNNNNNNNNNNNNNNNNNNNNNNNNNNNNNNNNNNNNNNNNNNNNNNNNNNNNNNNNNNNNNNNNNNNNNNNNNNNNNNNNNNNNNNNNNNNGATAAAAATTAtagatgaaattatatatttttttatcttagatgTACGAAATCACGCCGAGAGTATTATTTATTCGCAACATATACAGTGTTTAAAGTTGCGGGCCAACATTTTTTGATATACAAACATACtgaaaatgaagaaaatattaggtaatacaatgacaatattattttataaaaaaatataatttgtaataacttaaattttatttataggtatattgtaagcTATGAAGATTTATATGACAAAATAAAGAGCTTTCATATAAATACTGGGCATGGTGGAAATGTCAATCTTCGAATGGCAATACAAAAAGAGTACTACATTCCGAGACcagctatggacatttttttaacagtatGTCAAACTTGTAGGTGTAAGAGATCAATGAACCGCAAACTCGTTATTAAACCTATTACATCAAATGATTTTAACGAAAGAGGACAAGTGGACCTAATTGATTTTCAGTCAGTTCTAGATGGAAAGTATAAATGGATACTTAACTATCAGGAtcacaatacaaaatttatatccCTCCGTCCTATGGAAAGTAAAAGGGCTATAGAAGTCAGTACTCATTCGCTAAGTATTTTTCTAACATTTGGAGCGCCAAGCATTTTACAAAGTGATAATGGTTGAGAGTTTGTTAACTGTGTAATCGATGAATTAAAACAACTTTGGCCGGAGTGTGTTATTATACATGGACGTCCAAGGCATCCTCAGAGTCAAAGGAGTATTGAACGGGCCAATCAAGACATTGAACATATGTTAAGAGCATGGATGCAAGACAATGTGTCCCAGAGATGGTCAATCGGTCTTCAATTTGTCCAGTtgcaaaaaaattgttcatttcaCCGTACTATTGGTAAAAGCCCATATAACGCGTTGTTTGGAAATGACCCAAAAGTTGGATTGACAAGTTCAAGACttccaaataattttgtacaaactAATTACGACTGAAGAAGAAATTGAAGAAATTGAAGAGATTTTACAATGTTCAACGGTTAATTATACATGTGGTAtatgtaaaattgaaataaatgaaGTGGAAAATCAAGATGAAGCTGGATCTATTATGTGTAACTTATGTAGAAAAAAAGAACAGATTAAAATGCAACGAAAAAAAGGTTCTGATAGCATTAAAAAATTTGCTGAAAAAATGTTGcaggtaaatttttaaataacacaattttataaataaaataaaaatatttataattctctTTTATAGACTAGTCATGCAGCTGTTCTAGACCTTGAAGTTAATGATTGTGTGGTAATGGCCGTTCCAAAAGTCGACAAAGGGCCTACAGATCcaccaaatattatatgtttagttgttgaaaaaaaaaataaactgtataagCTAGGAACTAAACATGGAATGATTAAAGGATGGTATGGAGgagattgtttaaaaaaatgtgagaCATTTTTAAAGAGTGACGAGATTGTGTTGGACAAAGAGCTAACTGTTCGAGAAACTGTGACAGTCATAACAGGGGGACAAGGTTTTTCTTCTTGTTCATGTAAATCTAAAAGCCCATGTCAAACATCAAGATGTgcctgttttaaaaaaaaatgttgtgcaaTAGTCGTTGTCATAACTCTCaaccttgtaaaaataaataataaaatatagaattaagtttaagaatatatataattttaattataattataatttttaattttcatatttctttatatttaaaggctatattatattataccgtattattatacatattaatagtaatagtaattttaCACTATGTGGATAAAATGAATTTCATTCACTTCATGAAGAGGTTAAAAAATTGTCCATATGGTGTAAGTAGTAAAAAGTCATTTTCACGAAGTGGATGTCCACTTCATGAAATGAGCGATTTGACTAAATGGATGcgaaatatatatacatccCGTGTACTCCGttttccgtaaaaaattgcaactcttaaaaatttatgatttttcaactccttttgggtgtaactcgctggccgcagcagtaagtgcaactcttCCATCTTGGtaggcaatgttcaataatttgattcgGTGCTAGAGCtattgtacctgatctgcccaaataaccaatggaaaccaataataaattaatactaatatttactgTAGAcgctgtaaccaatggcaactatatttataaacaaaaataaaatttccaatttccatcgtgaacctcaagatccccgtttgagcacctctttaaaaacaaaatttcggaaaatcctttcttagtgcccgatgaaataattataaaaatctatcctcgaaatttcaagtggataactcaaataggttcggctctgcgttgattattggtaaagtacactttcctttatatatatatagattatcgtTAAACCTACAACTGTAAATTGTTGGTAAACGGCGACGGCTACTTTGTACTGTCCATTGATAGATTCATGACCTAAAACCATGATATAGGTAGTCGCATTGtccttaatttattaatataggtacattttataatttttaaattgtaatgaatttgaatatttttcataataatctgcaatacaatttttaaacttgtgTAGGACTCATAAGTATTTGGCTTCTGAAGAACTGATgaaagtatctatattaaaacttaaaagtagtagcTTTACAGCTTTACAAGTTAAGTTTGGAAAAATtctttatacttacctattcaATACACACAatgatacatatatttatttttaataaaaccttttaaaaatatccaGACACTAAATATAATCagtatagtgtaggtatatcgaatttaaaattaaattaaataaaaattaaacagaaCAGAAGTTTTCTCGTAAgagaaataaattttaaaaacataattaataccgtttacaaattttattttaatcaaatatacacatgaacatttttaagaaacatacaggtaaaataaaatagttcttaaataatattataattgttttctttgtaattaatttaatttgttattgagatttttgaaagtaatcatattaaaatacaatttcagttTGCATACATTGGCGAAAATAATTAGCTTAATTATTGTAAACggagattttttcaaaaataaaagtaattttaatcaGTCGACAATGGATCTATATGTGATATTTGATTCACTTGTCTACGGCATATCGgacagttatttatattttttttggtcatTTTTACAACGCACGCCGAACAAAATTTATGTTCACATGGTGAAAGCTTGACACAAACACATTTATCATAGCAAATAATGCAGCAGCATTCTCTAGATGAATCTCTTGCTCTGCAATTGTTAATGGCTGGTTCTTGGCCTAAAAtggaattaaatgttttatattaatatagaaattataacatgtaattttataaaatatattattaatcatttatttttactactgtatatgttaatagtaaaataagaaattcaaaaaatgttgaagtGGGTGCATACTTCAAAGccccagaatttttttttaaattaaatgtttatcattttaggagaatatttttcagtatttctTTACATGGGGTTATGCCCGAGGGGGACACTGAATTCACTgctattattcaaattaatatcttGTTCTATACCTTGGTTCATTTTTCTGCTACAACTACTTTTGTCTTCACTGCACACCGTGTTCTTGATCGACTTTTCCAATCACTTTCTCGATTTCTAGATTATcaaaacagaaaatatttaaatctgcaATAGATATAGTTCCAAATTTGtagtaattatgtatatattgtatcagTAAGGCACACATTTCGATAGGATGGAGGGGGTGGCAACTCTATGTATATTACGTACAATTTGTAAACTTCATATTTCGGAGGGGGAATAACTACCACTGGTTGTtccactataatataggtatgttagtattaaatacatcataaatttaaaatttgatgtggAGTAACTGTCCTTGATTTTAATTCTGCCGAAGTAGAAATTGACGTATTCACTTTGACAACCAAAGATCAATTTGTCAAGTAGgtctattatatagtatagtaaaaagcaaattaacaaaataaatatattatatgaattaattgTTCTTGATAAGTTTTATGGTACCTAATACCATAATCCTACAATACCAGATCAGATTTGTCATTTGTATAAcaaaaaacactcattatttcataagcaatatatttttttttaatttaagatatttacatGTTAAACTAACTACTTTTatacattctttttttaaaaataattttctacaaaatgcttatttgatgtattataaCATTCACAACCATCAAATATTAAGCAAATAGTTGCGTATTAATAAGCAAAGTTCAGATAATTGGTGTGAATGTGAAATAGTATAAGGTGTCCCTCAAAAGCTTTAATAGTCTAGTCGGGATATTTGTATAgaaatctaatatattaaataatatgtattatgttgtcattaaaaaatcaacaatataatttttcaacaaatatttagaagaaaaaacaagggcaataaaaaatattgaagttgcttgcatttttaatttaaaaaaagaaaatatcaaaaaaagtttattcttcaaaataatgagtaggtatatttacaaTTGAAATTACCAATATGACAAtacacgtataaaataaatacaatatgacTACAGAATCATTTGGCatgttatatacttttaatcATTTACagtattagatttttaaaactaaaatccatccctttttttttagtcttaTATATTGTTCACATTATGTGGGGTTAcagataagaatattatttagggttacagataataatattctttaggGTAGTTGGTGTGGcaccacataaaaaaaacaacccatgaacaatatatataatatactcatataataataatattattacctatagctGAAGCCTTTGCTGTCAGCCATAACTGTAagattgaatatttgaattatatttcaattttacgtaattgttataatataataattataatatactacctacctCTTTGAAAGATTTAGAGTGGGGTGAGTgagagaaaataaattatactgcaCTAGAGCACTTACAATAGAAACCTGTGCTAAGACGAATGACGGGTAGATGTTCAAATACAAGTGTAAcgtctaagattttaaattattgttcacAGCTACGTTACACGCTTCACGACACTTGCCTGGCGATTGAAACGTTTGCACGAAATAATAATGCTGGCGccctgcataataataataatatagtcgacGATTACGCACGAATGGTGCGCACGATTCGTGTGGCCTTGTCAATGTGTTTGATCGTCAAAATAGGTCACCACCCCCCAAACGGTCACCCAACAAGTCAATACCCAATAGCAACAGATGTTgcttttagtattatttatttttttggaatatcgTGTATAGGGCGTGATAGTAGAAgatcgaaataaaataaatcaggGACGTTTACACAATTCATGTTTACAGACAACTGATTAA from the Acyrthosiphon pisum isolate AL4f chromosome X, pea_aphid_22Mar2018_4r6ur, whole genome shotgun sequence genome contains:
- the LOC103310808 gene encoding uncharacterized protein LOC103310808 is translated as MNRKLVIKPITSNDFNERGQVDLIDFQSVLDGKYKWILNYQDHNTKFISLRPMESKRAIECVIIHGRPRHPQSQRSIERANQDIEHMLRAWMQDNVSQRWSIGLQFVQLQKNCSFHRTIEEIEEIEEILQCSTVNYTCGICKIEINEVENQDEAGSIMCNLCRKKEQIKMQRKKGSDSIKKFAEKMLQTSHAAVLDLEVNDCVVMAVPKVDKGPTDPPNIICLVVEKKNKLYKLGTKHGMIKGWYGGDCLKKCETFLKSDEIVLDKELTVRETVTVITGGQGFSSCSYYR
- the LOC100574403 gene encoding E3 ubiquitin-protein ligase complex slx8-rfp subunit slx8-like, translating into MNQGQEPAINNCRARDSSRECCCIICYDKCVCVKLSPCEHKFCSACVVKMTKKNINNCPICRRQVNQISHIDPLSTD